A genome region from Clostridium sp. JN-9 includes the following:
- a CDS encoding response regulator transcription factor, whose translation MDKETILVVDDEKEIRDLIEIYLTNEGYAVFKADNGAEALNLLNTKKVDLVILDVMMPVMDGMETCIKIREKRNLPIIMLSAKSEDMDKIMGLTTGADDYVAKPFNPLELIARVKSQLRRYKKLNNNNFNESEIIEIDDLVINENTHKVTVDDKEVKLTPREFDILLLLCKNKGVVFNIEKIYEAVWKEDYFEADNTVMVHIRKIREKIEKDPRKPKYIKTIWGVGYKVEN comes from the coding sequence ATGGATAAGGAAACCATTCTTGTGGTTGACGATGAAAAAGAAATCAGGGATTTAATAGAAATTTACTTAACAAATGAAGGCTATGCTGTTTTTAAGGCCGATAATGGTGCGGAGGCATTAAATTTATTAAATACAAAAAAAGTTGATTTAGTTATTTTAGATGTTATGATGCCTGTAATGGATGGCATGGAAACCTGCATTAAAATAAGAGAAAAGAGGAATTTACCTATAATAATGCTATCTGCAAAAAGTGAAGATATGGATAAAATAATGGGACTTACCACAGGTGCAGATGACTATGTGGCAAAGCCATTTAATCCTCTGGAGCTTATTGCAAGGGTAAAATCACAGCTTAGAAGATATAAAAAGCTAAATAATAATAATTTTAATGAAAGCGAGATAATTGAAATTGATGATCTGGTAATTAATGAAAATACACATAAAGTTACAGTGGATGATAAGGAAGTTAAACTTACCCCAAGGGAATTTGATATTCTGCTTCTTCTTTGCAAAAACAAAGGTGTGGTTTTTAATATTGAAAAAATATATGAAGCAGTGTGGAAGGAAGATTATTTTGAAGCAGACAACACAGTTATGGTTCATATAAGAAAAATAAGAGAGAAGATTGAAAAAGACCCTAGAAAGCCTAAATATATAAAAACCATATGGGGAGTTGGATACAAAGTTGAAAATTAA
- a CDS encoding ferredoxin produces MKAFVDKDTCIGCGLCPTIESDVFSMDDDGKAVAIPEELKDDLISGAKEAEENCPVNAIHVE; encoded by the coding sequence ATGAAGGCTTTTGTTGATAAAGATACCTGTATTGGATGTGGATTATGTCCTACCATAGAATCTGATGTGTTCAGCATGGATGATGATGGTAAGGCTGTAGCTATTCCCGAAGAACTAAAAGATGACTTAATAAGTGGAGCAAAAGAAGCCGAAGAAAACTGCCCGGTTAATGCTATACATGTAGAATAA
- a CDS encoding DUF5107 domain-containing protein, producing the protein MISKVKFKQRDAVKIENSSLKVVIIPELGGKIASIFRKDKNFELLFQNKEEFYKTPEIYAPFDEYDAAGFDDAFLTIDKSSVMAAGKNIEYPDHGEIWSAKFDYKINDETVMLKYNSKILDYSYKKNIHLQGDRVIVEYSIENRGKAEFPCIFAMHCLINCEKDMKLLFPKGTDKVINVHKSRYLGEVSKVHNFPLTSDINGKHIYLDTILDSSAANEEKYYVLGEIKHGKCGAYYPAKDVTYNVYFDNHKLPYLGFWVTEGGFRGDYNCAMEPTNGFYDSIDTASRENKIQILKSGETLKFKIEIELK; encoded by the coding sequence ATGATTTCAAAAGTAAAATTCAAACAAAGAGATGCTGTAAAAATTGAAAACAGCTCTCTAAAAGTTGTAATTATTCCTGAATTAGGAGGGAAAATAGCTTCAATATTCAGAAAGGATAAGAACTTTGAACTTCTGTTTCAGAATAAGGAGGAGTTTTACAAAACTCCCGAAATATATGCACCATTCGATGAATATGATGCTGCAGGTTTTGATGATGCCTTTCTAACCATAGATAAAAGCAGTGTAATGGCTGCAGGCAAAAATATAGAATATCCTGATCATGGTGAAATATGGAGTGCAAAATTTGACTATAAAATAAATGATGAAACAGTAATGCTTAAATATAACAGCAAGATTTTAGATTACAGCTATAAAAAAAATATACATTTACAGGGTGACAGAGTAATAGTTGAATATTCTATAGAAAACAGGGGTAAAGCTGAATTTCCATGCATCTTTGCAATGCACTGCTTAATTAACTGTGAAAAAGATATGAAGCTTTTATTCCCTAAAGGAACTGATAAAGTGATAAATGTGCATAAAAGCAGATATTTAGGTGAAGTTTCAAAGGTGCATAATTTTCCATTAACAAGTGACATCAATGGGAAACACATATATTTAGACACAATACTTGATTCCTCGGCAGCTAATGAAGAAAAGTATTATGTTCTAGGGGAAATCAAGCATGGAAAATGCGGTGCATATTATCCAGCTAAAGATGTAACTTATAATGTATATTTTGATAATCACAAGCTTCCATATTTGGGCTTCTGGGTAACTGAGGGTGGATTCAGAGGAGATTACAACTGTGCCATGGAGCCCACTAACGGATTTTATGACAGCATAGACACTGCCTCCAGGGAAAATAAAATTCAAATATTAAAGTCAGGGGAAACACTTAAGTTCAAAATAGAAATTGAGCTGAAATAA
- a CDS encoding HAMP domain-containing sensor histidine kinase, giving the protein MKIKLKLQKFIKKIFSPSVKVYELSKKNVDHSIRLQLVLVFGLCLIISVFFMKIVGNFMNNSPRNARIDYSAGIKHISDTAYEISSFFKEQKVSKNDSSKINTVVKIQDQDSSIKVLICDLEGNVLYHSSNAAEKKIDVYSILKNVMDRDDKVHYKNGKGVIVYENKEYNSLYPISFTDGYGYVVVKGIPYGTVVYDKYDNSLLAVLFAFAAFIISFYFITSRKMQYIESVSSGLYEISKGNLDYRIKKVGNDEIASLADNINDMAEKLKNKIDKERQIEETKNDLITNVSHDLRTPLTSIKGYLGLIKDKKYKDDTQLEEFVNIAYNKSEKLQSLINDLFEYTKVQSKGVTLNKKVIDINELLQQLTDELVPICEENKIIIEKNLQKEKINVNIDADKMVRVFENLLINAIRYSIKPGVVKLSLSSEKDYVFIKVENKCNDVSKEDVERIFERFYRAEKSRSRETGGSGLGLAIAKSIVELHGGTINAVYNKPDIIFTVKLNKK; this is encoded by the coding sequence TTGAAAATTAAATTAAAGCTTCAAAAGTTTATTAAAAAGATTTTTTCCCCATCAGTTAAGGTATATGAATTGTCAAAAAAGAATGTTGATCACAGCATAAGGCTGCAGCTTGTACTTGTATTTGGATTATGTTTAATCATTTCAGTATTTTTTATGAAAATAGTGGGTAACTTTATGAACAACAGCCCTAGAAATGCAAGAATTGATTACAGCGCAGGGATTAAGCATATATCTGATACTGCCTATGAAATCTCCAGCTTTTTTAAAGAACAAAAGGTAAGTAAAAATGACAGCAGTAAAATCAATACTGTGGTTAAGATACAAGACCAGGACAGCAGTATTAAGGTGCTTATTTGTGATTTAGAAGGCAATGTACTTTACCACAGCAGTAATGCGGCAGAAAAAAAGATTGATGTATACAGCATTTTAAAAAATGTCATGGACAGGGATGATAAAGTTCATTATAAGAATGGTAAAGGTGTAATTGTTTATGAGAACAAGGAGTATAACAGCCTGTATCCCATAAGCTTTACAGACGGTTACGGTTATGTAGTTGTAAAGGGAATTCCATATGGAACAGTAGTATATGATAAATATGATAATTCACTGCTGGCAGTGCTTTTTGCCTTTGCTGCTTTTATTATAAGCTTTTATTTTATAACCAGCAGAAAAATGCAGTATATAGAAAGTGTTTCCTCAGGACTATATGAAATATCAAAGGGAAACCTGGATTATAGAATAAAAAAGGTTGGAAATGATGAAATTGCTTCTCTGGCAGACAATATTAATGACATGGCTGAAAAGCTTAAGAATAAAATTGATAAGGAAAGACAGATTGAAGAAACTAAAAATGATCTTATTACTAATGTATCCCATGATTTAAGGACCCCTCTCACATCAATAAAAGGATATTTAGGTCTTATAAAAGATAAAAAATATAAAGATGACACACAGCTGGAGGAGTTTGTAAATATTGCCTACAATAAATCCGAAAAACTGCAGTCATTGATAAATGATCTCTTTGAATACACAAAGGTTCAAAGTAAAGGCGTTACTTTGAATAAAAAAGTAATAGACATTAATGAACTATTGCAGCAGTTAACTGATGAACTGGTGCCTATTTGTGAAGAAAATAAAATAATCATAGAGAAAAACCTTCAGAAAGAAAAAATAAATGTAAATATAGATGCTGATAAAATGGTAAGGGTATTTGAAAATTTACTTATAAATGCTATTAGATACAGCATAAAGCCAGGAGTAGTAAAGCTTTCTCTTTCCAGTGAAAAAGATTATGTTTTTATTAAGGTGGAAAATAAATGTAATGATGTATCTAAAGAAGATGTGGAGAGAATATTTGAAAGATTCTACAGAGCAGAAAAATCCAGATCAAGAGAAACAGGAGGCAGCGGACTTGGACTTGCTATTGCTAAAAGCATAGTGGAACTCCATGGAGGCACTATAAATGCGGTTTATAATAAACCAGATATAATTTTTACAGTAAAACTAAATAAAAAGTAA
- a CDS encoding galactokinase encodes MEIKELREEFIKLYGMGEIRTFHSPGRVNLIGEHIDYNGGYVLPCALDFGTYGCVRERKDRKINFASTNFPLKVQIDVDNIKFSKEDDWANYPKGVIVEMMKKGYSISGMDILVSGNIPNGAGLSSSASLEVLMAVIIDNLFNGGKLDRVELVQLCQKAENNFVGVNCGIMDQFAIGMGKKNKAILLDCNTLKYSYCNVDLKDNCIVVLNTNKRRSLNESKYNERRAECEEALKILQTWKKINALCELTVDEFNNMEHLIEKENVRKRAKHAVYENERTKDAYRYLNEGDIEKFGQLLTKSHDSLRDLYEVSGKELDTIVSESLKVKGCLGARMTGAGFGGCALAIVKNTEVDNFMNIVRENYKNIIGYEPSFYLSGIGEGTGEI; translated from the coding sequence TAGATTACAATGGAGGATATGTTCTTCCCTGTGCGCTGGACTTCGGAACATATGGATGTGTGAGAGAAAGAAAGGACAGGAAGATAAATTTTGCATCTACAAACTTTCCATTAAAGGTGCAGATAGATGTTGACAATATAAAGTTCAGCAAAGAAGATGACTGGGCAAATTATCCTAAGGGCGTTATAGTGGAAATGATGAAAAAGGGCTATAGTATTTCAGGTATGGATATACTGGTAAGCGGAAATATTCCTAATGGTGCAGGTCTTTCATCCTCTGCATCACTGGAAGTGCTCATGGCAGTGATTATTGATAATTTATTTAATGGAGGAAAATTAGACAGAGTTGAACTTGTACAGCTTTGCCAGAAGGCAGAAAACAATTTTGTAGGGGTAAACTGCGGAATAATGGATCAGTTTGCCATAGGAATGGGTAAGAAAAATAAGGCCATACTTCTGGACTGCAATACATTAAAATACAGTTATTGTAATGTGGATCTTAAGGATAATTGTATAGTTGTTTTAAATACTAATAAGAGAAGATCTTTAAATGAATCAAAATACAATGAAAGAAGAGCAGAATGTGAAGAGGCCCTTAAAATACTACAGACATGGAAAAAAATAAATGCATTGTGTGAATTAACTGTGGATGAATTTAACAATATGGAGCATTTAATTGAAAAAGAAAATGTAAGAAAAAGAGCAAAACACGCAGTATATGAAAATGAAAGAACAAAGGATGCATATAGATATCTAAATGAAGGTGACATTGAGAAATTCGGGCAGCTTCTAACTAAGTCCCATGATTCACTTAGAGATTTATATGAAGTATCAGGAAAAGAACTTGATACAATTGTCAGTGAGTCTTTAAAGGTTAAAGGATGCCTGGGAGCAAGAATGACAGGAGCAGGCTTTGGAGGATGTGCTCTGGCAATTGTTAAAAATACAGAAGTAGATAATTTTATGAATATAGTACGAGAAAATTATAAAAATATAATAGGATATGAGCCAAGCTTTTATCTCAGCGGAATTGGTGAAGGTACTGGAGAAATATAA
- a CDS encoding glycosyltransferase family 4 protein, producing the protein MKVLITTDTYLPMINGVVTSISNLYKQLKELGHDVRIITLSQKGYDYVDGDVYYLKSFRLHIYPDARVRRPFNSKLINEIIEWSPDIIHSQTEFTTMIDAKSIASKLKIPQIHTYHTMYEDYLQYFLKGKIINRPRAAKLIKLLLNSMDRVIAPTGKVGDVLKEYGVETQVSIVPTGIDLSKFQKPFSEQERNDLREKYGFNKENKVIMYLGRIAKEKNIEEIIDLFKTSCCEDDNYRFLIVGGGPYLNILKDKVNKLNIENKVAFAGMVSPDKVYKYYKTSDIFVTASTSESQGLTYIESLACGCPVLCKYDKCIDGIIIDNKTGFTYDNAEEFNNKLKLINKELLHEMKYNCLEKSNEYSKETFGREVEKIYTELICSKKYVEMAV; encoded by the coding sequence ATGAAAGTATTAATTACTACAGATACATATTTACCCATGATTAATGGTGTTGTTACGTCAATATCAAATTTGTATAAGCAGTTAAAAGAATTAGGTCATGATGTGAGAATAATAACTCTTTCACAGAAGGGATACGATTATGTAGACGGGGATGTATATTATTTGAAATCATTCAGACTTCATATATATCCTGATGCAAGGGTGAGAAGGCCCTTTAACAGTAAATTAATAAATGAAATTATTGAATGGTCACCTGATATTATTCACTCTCAAACGGAATTTACAACTATGATTGATGCAAAGAGCATAGCAAGTAAGCTTAAGATTCCTCAAATACATACTTATCACACTATGTATGAGGATTATCTTCAGTATTTTCTAAAAGGCAAGATTATAAATAGACCAAGAGCTGCTAAATTGATAAAGCTTCTGCTGAACAGTATGGACAGAGTTATTGCACCAACAGGAAAGGTAGGAGATGTACTGAAGGAATATGGAGTAGAAACTCAGGTTAGCATTGTACCTACAGGTATTGATTTAAGTAAATTCCAGAAACCATTTAGTGAACAGGAAAGAAATGATTTAAGAGAGAAATATGGATTTAATAAAGAAAATAAAGTTATAATGTATTTAGGGAGAATTGCAAAGGAAAAGAATATTGAAGAAATTATAGATTTGTTTAAAACATCCTGCTGTGAAGATGACAACTACAGGTTTCTCATAGTGGGAGGAGGCCCATACCTTAATATACTTAAAGACAAGGTAAATAAGCTTAATATTGAAAATAAAGTGGCTTTTGCAGGTATGGTTTCACCTGATAAGGTTTATAAATACTATAAAACATCAGACATTTTTGTTACAGCTTCAACCAGCGAGTCCCAGGGATTAACCTATATTGAATCATTAGCCTGCGGATGTCCTGTGCTATGTAAGTATGATAAATGCATTGATGGAATTATAATAGATAATAAAACTGGATTTACTTATGATAATGCTGAAGAATTTAATAATAAATTAAAATTAATTAATAAAGAATTACTGCATGAAATGAAGTATAACTGCCTTGAAAAATCAAATGAATATTCAAAGGAGACTTTTGGAAGAGAAGTAGAAAAAATATATACAGAACTAATATGCAGTAAAAAGTATGTTGAGATGGCAGTTTAA